In Gemmatimonadales bacterium, a single window of DNA contains:
- a CDS encoding (Fe-S)-binding protein, with amino-acid sequence MTAPALDLLRTGLDARTAAFLESCVRCNLCADTCHVYLADRDPASTPAAKVQRVARLYRRYHTWSGRVFPWLTGARELDDAALDDLKDAAFGRCTMCGRCALHCAVGLDPANVIGLARAMLVAAGRVPAGIQANVAAALETGNSMRIPADEVRETIAWLEDDLRQTTGDPTVTLPLDAPGKRVLYALNPREIKFFPLSISAAGLILHAAGESWTLTSSDFDITNYAYFACDRGSAGAISRRLLERAEALGVETLVVAECGHGYRSLRWEAPEYLRRTFPFEIVSFVELVDRYVAEGRIALDASRNPDRVTLHDPCNLVRSGGVIEPQRRVLARAVSDFVEMTPNREHNYCCGGGGGMLAASEYAARRVAAGRLKAEQIRRTGAKVVVTPCH; translated from the coding sequence ATGACCGCGCCGGCCCTCGACCTGCTGCGCACGGGCCTCGACGCCCGCACCGCGGCGTTCCTCGAGTCCTGCGTGCGCTGCAACCTGTGCGCCGACACCTGCCACGTGTACCTGGCCGACCGCGACCCGGCCTCCACGCCGGCGGCCAAGGTGCAGCGGGTCGCCCGGCTCTACCGCCGCTACCATACATGGTCAGGCCGCGTGTTCCCGTGGCTCACCGGCGCGCGTGAGTTGGACGACGCGGCCCTCGACGACCTCAAGGACGCGGCCTTCGGCCGCTGCACCATGTGCGGCCGCTGCGCGCTCCACTGCGCCGTCGGGCTCGACCCGGCCAACGTGATCGGGCTCGCCCGCGCGATGCTGGTCGCCGCGGGCCGGGTGCCGGCCGGCATCCAGGCCAACGTCGCCGCCGCGCTCGAGACGGGGAACAGCATGCGCATCCCCGCCGACGAGGTGCGGGAGACGATCGCCTGGCTCGAGGACGACCTGCGCCAGACGACCGGCGATCCCACCGTCACCCTGCCGCTCGACGCGCCCGGCAAGCGGGTGCTGTATGCCCTGAACCCACGCGAGATCAAGTTCTTCCCCCTCTCGATCTCGGCGGCCGGCCTCATCCTCCACGCCGCGGGCGAGAGCTGGACGCTCACCAGCAGCGACTTCGACATCACCAACTACGCGTACTTCGCCTGCGACCGCGGATCGGCGGGCGCGATCAGCCGCCGCCTTCTGGAGCGCGCCGAGGCGCTCGGCGTCGAGACGCTGGTGGTCGCCGAATGCGGTCACGGGTACCGCAGCCTCCGCTGGGAGGCGCCCGAGTACCTGCGGCGCACCTTCCCGTTCGAGATCGTGAGCTTCGTCGAGCTGGTGGACCGCTACGTGGCCGAGGGGCGCATCGCGCTCGATGCGTCGCGCAACCCGGACCGCGTGACGCTCCACGATCCCTGCAACCTGGTGCGGAGCGGCGGCGTGATCGAGCCGCAGCGCCGCGTCCTGGCGCGCGCGGTCTCGGATTTCGTGGAGATGACGCCGAACCGCGAGCACAACTACTGCTGCGGCGGGGGCGGGGGGATGCTGGCGGCCTCCGAGTACGCGGCCCGGCGCGTGGCCGCGGGCCGGCTTAAGGCGGAGCAGATCCGGCGCACCGGCGCGAAGGTGGTCGTCACGCCCTGCCACA